One segment of Panicum virgatum strain AP13 chromosome 3K, P.virgatum_v5, whole genome shotgun sequence DNA contains the following:
- the LOC120701081 gene encoding uncharacterized protein LOC120701081: MAKVLRGGRCASSKLQQITPAIYRRRTQEGVAPLLGSSSAAPAAGMGRLIHTTRAMCNQKRSLPDLEKLKSDYVHTRGKFQAKVTKFSILHLSEKLDTVQNRMLLYRHYWHWPAWLVFIVVSVG; the protein is encoded by the exons ATGGCGAAGGTGCTCCGCGGGGGGCGTTGCGCCTCCTCCAAGCTCCAGCAGATCACGCCGGCGATCTACCGCCGCAGGACGCAGGAGGGCGTCGCCCCACTTCTTGGATCGTCTTCGGCCGCTCCTGCTGCTGGCATGGGTCGTCTGATCCACACGACG AGGGCCATGTGCAATCAAAAGAGGAGTCTTCCTGATTTGGAAAAGTTAAAATCAGACTATGTTCACACTAGAGGAAAGTTCCAG GCTAAGGTTACCAAATTTTCAATACTGCACCTTTCGGAAAAGCTGGACACTGTACAGAACAGGATGCTTCTGTATCGTCACTATTGGCACTGGCCTGCTTGGCTTGTATTTATAGTAGTTTCTGTAGGGTAG
- the LOC120699791 gene encoding uncharacterized protein LOC120699791 isoform X2, which yields MARVLRGGTLIPAIFRRMAQEGVAQGSSPAAPAAGVGRLMHTWRNPVTASAKLPFGRQVLSQQQKIVRMEQFRSKRSYTDDAGPERLPWSILAVLCAIAVGATIPNNNILKRIKESRRVDG from the exons atggcgagggtGCTTCGCGGGGGGACGCTGATCCCAGCCATCTTCCGCCGCATGGCGCAGGAGGGCGTCGCCCAGGGATCGTCTCCGGCCGCCCCCGCTGCGGGCGTGGGTCGTCTGATGCACACG TGGCGTAACCCAGTGACTGCGAGCGCCAAGTTGCCCTTCGGGAGGCAAGTTCTCTCTCAGCAACAGAAGATCGTGAGGATGGAGCA GTTCCGCAGCAAGAGGTCGTACACGGATGATGCTGGACCTGAACGGTTGCCGTGGAGTATTTTGGCCGTTCTATGCGCCATAGCAGTGGGTGCTACAATCCCAAATAACAATATCTTGAAGCGTATCAAGGAGAGTAGGCGTGTTGATGGTTAA
- the LOC120699791 gene encoding uncharacterized protein LOC120699791 isoform X1, translated as MARVLRGGTLIPAIFRRMAQEGVAQGSSPAAPAAGVGRLMHTGQWRNPVTASAKLPFGRQVLSQQQKIVRMEQFRSKRSYTDDAGPERLPWSILAVLCAIAVGATIPNNNILKRIKESRRVDG; from the exons atggcgagggtGCTTCGCGGGGGGACGCTGATCCCAGCCATCTTCCGCCGCATGGCGCAGGAGGGCGTCGCCCAGGGATCGTCTCCGGCCGCCCCCGCTGCGGGCGTGGGTCGTCTGATGCACACG GGCCAGTGGCGTAACCCAGTGACTGCGAGCGCCAAGTTGCCCTTCGGGAGGCAAGTTCTCTCTCAGCAACAGAAGATCGTGAGGATGGAGCA GTTCCGCAGCAAGAGGTCGTACACGGATGATGCTGGACCTGAACGGTTGCCGTGGAGTATTTTGGCCGTTCTATGCGCCATAGCAGTGGGTGCTACAATCCCAAATAACAATATCTTGAAGCGTATCAAGGAGAGTAGGCGTGTTGATGGTTAA